One genomic window of Equus caballus isolate H_3958 breed thoroughbred chromosome 6, TB-T2T, whole genome shotgun sequence includes the following:
- the FBXL14 gene encoding F-box/LRR-repeat protein 14: METHISCLFPELLAMIFGYLDVRDKGRAAQVCTAWRDAAYHKSVWRGVEAKLHLRRANPSLFPSLQARGIRRVQILSLRRSLSYVIQGMANIESLNLSGCYNLTDNGLGHAFVQEIGSLRALNLSLCKQITDSSLGRIAQYLKGLEVLELGGCSNITNTGLLLIAWGLQRLKSLNLRSCRHLSDVGIGHLAGMTRSAAEGCLGLEQLTLQDCQKLTDLSLKHISRGLTGLRLLNLSFCGGISDAGLLHLSHMGSLRSLNLRSCDNISDTGIMHLAMGSLRLSGLDVSFCDKVGDQSLAYIAQGLDGLKSLSLCSCHISDDGINRMVRQMHGLRTLNIGQCVRITDKGLELIAEHLSQLTGIDLYGCTRITKRGLERITQLPCLKVLNLGLWQMTDSEKVRACSDSAWWS, encoded by the coding sequence atggagacCCACATCTCGTGCTTGTTCCCTGAGCTGCTGGCCATGATCTTCGGCTACCTGGACGTCCGGGACAAGGGGCGCGCGGCGCAGGTGTGCACGGCCTGGCGGGACGCCGCCTACCACAAGTCGGTGTGGCGGGGGGTGGAGGCCAAGCTGCACCTGCGCCGGGCCAACCCGTCGCTGTTCCCCAGCCTGCAGGCCCGGGGCATCCGCCGCGTGCAGATCCTGAGCCTCCGCCGCAGCCTCAGCTACGTGATCCAGGGCATGGCCAACATCGAGAGCCTCAACCTAAGCGGCTGCTACAACCTCACCGACAACGGGCTGGGCCACGCGTTTGTGCAGGAGATCGGCTCCCTGCGCGCCCTCAACCTGAGCCTCTGCAAGCAGATCACCGACAGCAGCTTGGGTCGCATAGCCCAGTACCTCAAGGGCCtggaggtgctggagctgggGGGTTGCAGCAACATCACCAACACCGGTCTCCTGCTCATCGCCTGGGGCCTGCAGCGCCTCAAGAGCCTTAATCTCCGCAGCTGTCGCCACCTCTCCGACGTGGGCATCGGGCACCTGGCTGGCATGACTCGCAGCGCGGCCGAGGGCTGCCTGGGCCTGGAGCAGCTCACGCTGCAGGACTGTCAGAAGCTCACTGATCTTTCTCTAAAGCACATCTCCCGGGGGCTGACGGGCCTGAGGCTCCTCAACCTCAGCTTTTGCGGGGGCATCTCGGACGCGGGCCTCCTGCACCTGTCGCACATGGGCAGCCTACGCAGCCTTAACCTGCGTTCCTGCGACAACATCAGTGACACGGGCATCATGCACCTGGCCATGGGCAGCTTGCGTCTCTCGGGGCTGGATGTGTCGTTCTGTGACAAGGTGGGGGACCAGAGTCTGGCCTACATAGCCCAGGGCCTAGATGGCCTCaagtccctctctctctgctcctgccacatcaGTGACGATGGCATCAACCGCATGGTGCGGCAAATGCACGGGCTCCGCACGCTCAACATCGGACAGTGTGTCCGCATCACGGACAAGGGCCTGGAGCTGATTGCCGAGCACCTGAGCCAGCTCACTGGTATAGACCTGTACGGCTGTACCCGAATCACCAAGCGCGGCCTGGAGCGCATCACGCAGCTGCCCTGCCTCAAAGTACTCAACCTGGGACTCTGGCAGATGACGGACAGTGAGAAGGTCAG